One bacterium genomic window, CACCGTTGCCGCGGTCTCGGGCAACGGAACCGGCGGGGAGCACTGACGTGCGCAACTCCCCCTCCGTGTTCGGAGCGATGGCCGACGCGCCTTACCTGTGGCTGTGGAACGCCACGCTCGCCAGCAACTCCGGTCGGTATGCCGTCATGCTCGTCGCCAGTTGGCTGGCCTTTCAGTTGACGCGGTCCCCGGTCGGCCCCGGACTCGTGTCGTTCCTCGCGTTCTCCCCAGCGCTCGTCGTGGGGCCGGTCGCAGGCGTGCTTGCCGATCGGGTCGACCGGCGACGGCTCATCTGGTTGGGCGCGGCCATCGGCGCCGGCGCCACCATCGTTGCCGCGGTCGCCGGGGCCGCGCGAGGATTCGACATGAAACTTGTACTGCTACTGGCCGCTTCTTGCGGTGTCGGCATGGCGCTCGAGCAGCCCGCGCGCGTGTCCCTGGTGCCCGTGATCGTCCGCCCCGCGCAGCGGCTCAACGCCTTCTCGCTGATGCGGATCCCGGTGCAGGGGGCTCAGTTTGCGGGTCCGGTGCTGACGACCGGCGTGCTGGTCCGGTACGGACCAGTGGCTGCCCTTGGCGTCTGCACGATCATGTACGCGCTCACCGCGGTCCTCATCGCCCGCGTGGAGGTGCCGGTACCGGCGCGGCCCGAGACCCGTGAGAGCGTCGTGGACGAGATCCGGACGGCCGTTGCCTACGTGTCGCGCGAGCGCATGCTGGGCATCCTCACCCTGTTCGTCGGCGCCCATTGCGCGCTGACGATGGCGTTCATGGGGGTATTGCCG contains:
- a CDS encoding MFS transporter — protein: MRNSPSVFGAMADAPYLWLWNATLASNSGRYAVMLVASWLAFQLTRSPVGPGLVSFLAFSPALVVGPVAGVLADRVDRRRLIWLGAAIGAGATIVAAVAGAARGFDMKLVLLLAASCGVGMALEQPARVSLVPVIVRPAQRLNAFSLMRIPVQGAQFAGPVLTTGVLVRYGPVAALGVCTIMYALTAVLIARVEVPVPARPETRESVVDEIRTAVAYVSRERMLGILTLFVGAHCALTMAFMGVLPSLATMVLHGNDATFGTLMTAVGLGAVVGPLFLAWRAQRVNERRYLVATALLSGITLVALGLSRTLAVAVAMATAAGATQALFMILIDNRSQTMSVDAMRGRVAAFVYFFTGGVMGIFNLLLSAMADWIGSEVTLAICGLAFVAATCGLLIRVPQLRWTPPVPMEEQPAS